One Ilumatobacter coccineus YM16-304 genomic window, GGCGCATCATCTTCCGGCACCTGCTCCCGAACGTCATGGGCGCCATCGCCGTCGAGGTGACGCTGTTGCTCGGCACGGTCATCGTGCTCGAGTCGACGCTGTCGTTCCTCGGCCTGGGCGTCAAGCCACCGAACACATCGCTCGGCACGCTCGTGCGTGACGCGAAGGGTTCGATCGACAGCGATCCGCTCCGCGTGCTCATGCCCGGTATCTGGATCGTGTTGATCGTGTTGTGTGTGAACTTCCTCGGTGACGGTCTGCGCGATGCGCTCGATCCGCGGTCGAAGGCCGAAGGCAACAAGCCGGTCAAAGCAGAGAGCACCGAAGCGAACGTGACGCAGGAACAGGTGGGGCCATGACGACAGAACCACTTCTCAAGGTCGACAACATGTCGGTCGGCTTCCACACCAAGTCGGGTGTGGTCCGTGCCGTTCGCGACATGAGCTTCGAGATCAACCCGGGCGAAGTGCTCGCGGTGGTCGGCGAATCGGGGTCGGGCAAGTCGGTGACGGCGTTGGCGTTGATGCAGTTGCATCCGCGGAACACCGAGATCGGCGGGTCGGCGATGTTTCAGGGCATGGACCTGCTGTCGATGACCGACAACGAGATGCGCAACATCCGTGGACGCGACATCGCCATGATCTTCCAGGACCCGATGACGGCGATGAACCCGGTGTTCACCGTGGGTGAGCAGATCGTCGAGGCGATCCGCATCCACAACGCCGACGTCACCAAGGAAGCGGCGTGGAGCCGCGCGGTCGATCTGTTGCAGATGGTCGGTGTGCCCGAACCGAAGCGACGGGCATCGCAGTACCCGCACGAGTACTCGGGTGGCATGCGTCAGCGAGCCATGATCGCGATGGCGATCTCCAACGACCCGTTGCTGCTCATCGCCGACGAGCCCACCACGGCGCTCGACGTCACCGTGCAGGCCCAGGTGATGGAAGTGCTGCACGAGGTGCAGGCCCAGACCGGATCAGCGATGATGCTGATCACCCACGACCTGGGCCTCGTCGCCGGGTCGGCCGACCGTGTGCAGGTCATGTACGCGAGTCGCCTCATGGAGACCGGGTCGATCGACAAGATCTTCTACGAGTCCCGCAACCCGTACACGCGTGCGCTGCTCGAGTCGATTCCCGACCTCGAGGGCACCAAAGAGACGCTCGAACCGATTCCGGGCAACCCGCCGAGCCTGCTCAACCCGCCGTCGGGCTGTGCGTTCCGACCGCGCTGCACGATGTCGATTCCGGCGTGCGCCGAGACCGAGCCGACCCTCGTGACGGTCGGTGAACAGCACGCGAGCCGTTGCTTGCGGGTCGACGACATCGAGATGACAGGAGCCCCGGCATGACGATGATCGACGATTCCGACCGCATGGCGTCGCTCGCCAGCGACGGACGTGAGCCGCTGCTGCGTGTTCGCAACCTGGTCAAGGAGTTCCCGATCCGGGCGGGCGTGTTCCGCCGCCAGGTCGGTGCCGTGCAGGCCGTGAGCGACGTGTCGTTCGACCTGTACCCGCAGGAGACGCTGGGCGTCGTGGGCGAGTCGGGCTGCGGCAAGAGCACGCTCGGCCGTTCGCTGCTGCGACTGATCGAACCGACGTCGGGCGATGTGCTGTTCGGCGACGAAGACGTGACCGAGGCGTCGAAGTCTCGTCTCCGTGAGCTCCGACGAGACCTCCAGATGGTCTTCCAGGACCCGTATGCGTCGCTCAACCCGCGTCTGCCGATCCGTGACATCATCGGCGAGCCGATGCGGATCCACGGGGTGGGTCGTACCGAATCGCGCCAGCGTGTCGGTGACCTGCTCAAGCGCGTGGGTCTGTTGCCCGAACACGGCAACCGCTACCCGCACGAGTTCTCGGGCGGCCAACGTCAGCGCATCGGTATCGCACGTTCGTTGGCGCTGCGCCCGAAGGTGATCGTGCTCGACGAGCCGGTGTCGGCGCTCGACGTGTCGATCCAGGCCCAGGTGCTCAACCTGCTCGACGAGATCCAGGACGAGTTCGACCTCAGTTTCATCTTCATCGCCCACGACCTGTCGGTGGTGCGTCACACGAGCGATCGCGTGGCCGTGATGTACCTCGGTCGCTTGGCCGAGGTGGCCGATCGTGACTCGCTCTACGACGCTCCTGCCCATCCGTACACGGCGTCGTTGCTGTCGGCGGTGCCCGTGGCCGATCCGCGTCGCGAGCGTTCGCGCAAGCGGATCATCCTGCAAGGTGACGTGCCGAGCCCGTCGAACCCGCCGTCGGGTTGCCGGTTCCACCCGCGCTGCCCGATCGCGCAGGATCGCTGCAAGACCGAGACGCCGGTGCTCACCGACGTGTCGCCGACGCAGCAGGTGGCGTGCCACTTCCCGTTGCTGAACGGCGAGCCGTTGCTCACGCGTATCCAAGACATGGGTCGCGAGAGCGACGTCGTCACCACCGGCTGAGCCGAACCGGGCGCACATGGCCGACGGCGCCAGCATCACGCTGCATTCGTCGTGGCGCGGCATCATCACGTCGTCGCTGGGCGCTCTCATGGTGTTCGGCGTCGGTTCCGCAGCGGTGTTCGCGTCGGGCCTGAGTGTCGTGACCGGCATCATCGCCGCGGTCGGGTTGCTGCTGGTGCTCGGTGTCGCGGTCGACTATCCGCTTCGCTCGACGTTCGACGCCGAGGGTGTGACGCGCCGGGCGATGCTGCGCAGCCACCGTTTGGCGTGGAGCGACGTTCGTCAACTGTCGCGAACTCGCCCGAGTGTGGCGAGCATGCGACGACTGCAGCACGGTGGGCTCATCGCGCTCGTGGGCAAGCGTCGCTATCTGCTGGTCGACCAGGCGGAGTCGGGCGCCGAACACGACGAGCTCGATGCGGTGCTCGGCGAGCGGGGCGACGAGATCGGGTTCGACGAAGTGATCCGGCCGGGCGACGACGTGGCGCCGACCTGGATCTACCGCAGCAAACGGTGGCAACCACCGACGTCCTGACCCGATCCATCCCCGCCGACCTGGTTATTTCCATCCCGGATGGAAATCACCAGGTTGTGCGGAGTGGGCTCGGCGTTGCCGCCGGGGATTCGCTGCGAGCCGCTAGGATCTCTGCTCGTGCGTGACGTCTTTCTCTACATCACTCTGGTGCTCAATGTCGTCTCGATGATCGGCCTGATCGCCGGCATCTTGATGCACAGCGGTCGGGGTGGCGGCTTGTCCGACATGTTCGGCGGCGGCGGGGGAGCGGCACTCGGGTCGACGGCTGCCGAGCGCAACCTGAACCGGATCACGTTCGTGGCCGCGCTCGTGTGGATCTTCTCGCTGGTCGCGTTCACGTTCTTCCTCGAACGAGTCTGATCGCACATCTCAGGTGGACGCTGCCTCGGTAGCGGCTATCATCTGTTCCCGCACATCGTGCGAAACACCACTTGTCGAAGTGGCGGAATTGGCAGACGCGCTAGCTTGAGGTGCTAGTGCCCTATTAATGGGCGTGTGGGTTCAAGTCCCATCTTCGACACCAAAGAAATTCGTTGTTGACCAGGGCTTCGGCCCTGGTCGACGGCTTTTTCGGGTGGAACAACGGCGGCGGCGCGTGACGGCACGCACTCGCCCCGTCTCGTTGACATACTGAGGTATGGCTTCGCTTGCAGATGAACGGATTCGCGACTTTCTCTCCACGGGCACACGGACCGGGAAGATCGCCTGGGTGGCCAGCAGCGGTGCGCCACACGTGGCGCCGATCTGGTTCGTGCTCGACGGCGACGACGTCGTGTTCAACACGCACTCCAGCAGCGGCAAGGGCAAGGCGCTCGCACGCGAAGGGCGAGCATCGCTCGTCGTCGACGACCAGACGCCGCCGTTCTCGTTCGTCAAGGTCGACGGGCCGGTCACCATCTCCGACGACCTCGACGAGGTCCGGCGTTTCGCGACGCTCATCGGCGGTCGCTACATGGGCCAGGACCGGGCCGAGGAATACGGCGAGCGCAACGGAGTCGACGGCGAACTCGTCGTCCGACTCCACGCCGCCAAGGTGACCGCCGGCTTCGACGTCGCCGACTGAGTTGCGCGTGACGTCCGCGTCGCACCTGGTCGAACAGGTCGTGCGGCCACGACGGCGTGAGTCGAATCGACCACGAATCGCTTGACGCACTGACGATTGTTGGTCTCAAGTCGCTGTTGCGTCGACCGATGCAACATCGATGTCCGCTTCGCCCAACATGCCCACGGGGCGACTCAATCGGACAGCGCTCACCTGGGTGATCGTCTCGGTGCTGGTGGTCACGCCGCTCGAAACGGTCGCACTCGACACCCGGGTTGCGCTCCTGACGCTTCCGTTCCGGGCCGGGGCGTTGCTCGTCAATCTGTATCTGCTGCGCACCGGTCGCATCGGACCGATCGGGTGCGGCCGGGCCTTCCTCGCTCAGGGCCTGCTCACCATGGTCGGATGGTCGCTCGTGCTCGCACCGGACCCCGATCGAGTAGCGCTCGAAGCCGTCGCCTACGGCACGATCCTCTCGATCTTTGCGCTGATGATCGCACCCCGATCGCAACGGCGGTGGTGGGCGGCAGGCGTGGTGGCGATCGCATTGCTCCCGGCAGCGATCCATCTGATCCCCGACGACACGATCCTCTTCTTCCAAGCCTGCGCCGTGCTCATCGTTCACGGCGCCGCCATCGCCGTGCTCGACGTCCACACCCACAAGGCCGAAGAGGCCGGAGCGATGGCGTCGATCGACCCGTTGACCGGCCTGCTCAACCGGCGTTCGATGGTCAAGCGCCTCGATCAGCGCATCGCCCTCGCCGGACCCGAGGGGGAGGCGTCGAGCGTGTTGTTGATCGATCTCGACCACTTCAAGTCGATCAACGACTCTCGCGGCCATCTCGCCGGCGACGCGGCCCTCGTCGACGTGGCCGACGCGATGACCTCGACGGTGCGGCCGACCGACCAGGTCTGTCGGTGGGGCGGCGAGGAGTTCCTCGTCCTGCTGCCGGCATCCGGCCTGGCTGCTGCGACCCACACGGCCGAGCGTCTCCGCACCGTGATCGCGGGCACCGGGGTCACCGCATCGATCGGGGTGGCGGACGTACGCCGCGGCGACACGGTGTCGGAATGGGTCCGACGGGCAGACCTGGCGCTGTATGCCGCCAAGCGAGACGGTCGTAACCGCGTGTCGACCGACGTCGTACAGGTCACCCGCCGTCACGCTCGCAGCGTCGCCGACCTCGACGGCGAGCGCACGGCGGCCGGCACCACGTCCGCCTGACCGTCTCGACGACGCGTCGAGGAGGATTTCATCGAGCACGGATTGCCGCTCACCGCCGGGGAGATTGAGCGTCAAATGGGCCTGAGCAGCCGGTTCGGACGGCACCGGCCGGGCACCGACCGTTTGAATTCCGTCAAGAATGGAGAACATCCCTGTCATGACCACGATCTTCGAAGCACTCCGTGAGGACCACGACAAGCAGCGCACGCTGATCGACCTCGTCGTCAAGACCGAGGGATCGAGCGACGGCCGAAAGGAACTGTTCGACCAGCTCAAGGATGCCCTCACCGCCCACGCCGGCGCCGAGGAGCGCTACTTCTACGTGCCGCTCATGGAGCACGACCTCACCCAGGAGCACGCCCGCCACTCCGTGTCGGAGCACAAGGAACTCGACGACTTCATCGAGCAGCTCGAGGAGTACGACATGTCGGGTCCGCAGTGGATCCAGACCGCCAAGGAACTCGAACACCGCCTGCTGCACCACCTCGAGGAAGAGGAAGTCGAAGTGTTCCCACTCGCCGGCAAGGCGCTGTCGGACGACGAGAAGAATTCGCTCGCCGAGGAGTACCGCTCCGACATGGAGCGTCGCGACTCGCAGTGATCGATCGATCGTCGAGCGTCGCCGCTGTCGCCCAGCGCGGCAGCGGCGACCGACGATCATCGCAGGCCGGGCCACACGCGTCGACACCGAACCGGTGTGAAATCTGACCGGCCCGCTCGAGCCCTCACGTACTTGGTGAGCGGCCTGTCCGCGTGCGATCTTGCAGGGAGCACGAACGTGCTCCACACCCCCAACGCTAGGAAGATCCCGCATGTCTGAAGCTGTCGCCCTCACCACTCCGCGCCCGGCCAGCGCTGTCTTGATCGATCTGATCCCGACGTTGCGCGACAAGACCGCCACGCTCGTCGTCGGTGGCGCACTGCTCACCGCCGCCGCGTCGCAGGTGCGCATCCCGCTCGGATTCACCCCGGTGCCGATCAACCTCGCCACGTTCGCCGCCGTGCTCGTCGGCGGAGCGCTCGGCACCCGGCGGGCCGCCGCCTCGATGGGCCTGTACCTCGCCCTCGGCATCATCGGCCTCCCGTTCTTCACCAACGCGAGCGGCGGCTGGGACCACTTCACCGGTGCGACCGGTGGCTACCTCGTCGGCTACCTCGTGATGGCCGTCATGGTCGGACTCGCCGCCGAGCACGGTCGTGACCGTCGAGCCGTACCGTTCATCGCCGCGGTCGTCCTGGCGAACGCCGTGCTGTACGTACTCGGCGCAGCCTGGCTCTCCCACGTCGTCGGCGTGCCGTTCGCCGGCAGCGGCACCACTGGCTGGTCGCTCGGTGTGCGGCCGTTCCTCGCTGGCGACCTCGTGAAGATGATCGCCGCCGGACTGCTCTTCCCGACGGTCTGGCGCTTCGTCAAGAAGTAGTACCGAGGCGCCGGACGGGCTCGGTCGAGAGATCGACGGCCAGCCCGAGTCGAGAGGCCCCCTCGCGGGGTGCGATCATGGTCACATGAGTGATCAGCAACCAGATGTCGACGTCGTCGTGGTCGGAGCCGGCATCGCCGGCCTGTACCTCCTGTATCGACTCCGCGAGATGGGCATGTCGGCCGTCGCGTTCGAAACTGGCGACGACGTCGGCGGCACCTGGTATTGGAACCGCTACCCGGGCGCACGCTGCGACGTGCAGAGCATCGACTACAGCTACAGCTGGGACGCCGAACTCGACGAGACCTGGGAGTGGTCGGAGCGTTACGCCACCCAGCCCGAGATCCTGCGCTACGTCAACCACGTCGCCGACAAACACGACCTGCGACGCCACATCACCTTCGAGACGCGAGTCGACGGAGCCGCGTGGAACGACGACACCGAACTCTGGACCGTCGCCACCGACGACGGACAGCAGACCACCTGCCGCTACTACGTGATGGCCACCGGGTGTCTGTCGTCGATGAAGGATCCCGACATCGCCGGAACCGGCACGTTCGAGGGCGACGTCTACTTCACCGGGCGCTGGCCGCACGAAGGCGTCGACTTCACCGGCAAGCGTGTCGGTGTCATCGGCACCGGGTCGTCGGCCATCCAGTCGATCCCGATCATCGCCTCGCAGGCCAGCGAACTCACGGTCTTCCAGCGCACGCCGAACTTCTCGCTGCCCGCCCACAACGGCCCCGTCCGACCCGCCGACCGCGCGGCCATCGACGCCGACCGCGCGGCGTACCGACAGCTGGCGAAGTACTCGTCGGCGGGCGTGCCGCGCGAGCTGTCGGAGGAGAGCGCGCTCACCGTCAGCGAAGAGCGCCGCCAGGAGCGCTTCGAGGAAGCGTGGGAGGAGGGCACCATCTTCTCGATGACCGGAGCGTTCATGGACCTCCTCGTCGACCGCACCGCGAACGAGTACGCCGCCGAGTTCGTGCGCAACAAGATCCGCAGCATCGTCGACGACCCGACCACCGCCGAAGCGCTGTGCCCGACCACCTACCCGCTCGGCACGAAGCGCCTCTGCCTCGACACGAACTACTACGCCACGTTCAACGAACCGCACGTGACGCTCGTCGACCTCTTCGCCAATCCGATCAGCAGCATCACGCCGGCGGGCATCGATGTGGTCGACGGCGACGGCGCCACCTCGTACGAGTTCGACGCGCTCGTCTACGCCACCGGATTCGACGCGATGACGGGCGCCATCGTCCGAGTCGACATCGCCGGCCGCAACGGCGTGCAGCTCAAGGAGAAGTGGGCCGAGGGCCCCAAGACCTACCTCGGGCTCATGTCGCACGACTTCCCCAATCTCTTCATGGTGACGGGTCCGCAGAGCCCATCGGTGCTGTCGAACATGGCCGTGTCGATCGAGCAGCACGTCGACTGGATCTGCGACACGCTCGATCACCTGCGTGACCACGACCAGCGTGTCATCGAGCCCACGCAGGAAGCCGAAGACGGCTGGGTCGCTCACGCCAACGACTTCGCCGACATGACCCTCTTCCCCGAAGCCAACTCCTGGTACATGGGTGCGAACGTGCCCGGCAAGGCCCGCGTGGTGCTGCCGTACCTCGGTGGGGTCGACCGGTACCGACGCATCTGCGACGCGGTCGTCGATGGCGACTACGTCGGATTCGCCCGCAGCGGTCCGTCGGGAGAACACGTCGACACCGGCGTGATCTGCCGGCTGCAGCCCGACGTGATGGTGATGCTCGAGATGATGGCCGAACTCGACCTTCCGCCGATGGAGTCGATGCCGGCCCCCGACGCCCGTGCGTTCTCCGAAGCGATGGGCGCGGCGAGCCCTCCCGGCCCCGAGGTCGGTGACGTCATCGACGCAACGCTGCCCGGGGCCGACGGCAACGACCTCGACTACCGGCTGTACCGACCGGCCACCCCCGGCCCGCACCCGATCACGCTCTACTTCCACGGCGGTGGCTGGGTGATCGGCAACGCCACCTCCGACGACGCACTGTGCCGAGACCTGTGCAACAACTCCGGCTCGATCATCATCTCTGTCGACTACCGCCACGGCCCCGAAGCCAAGTTCCCCGCCGCGCATCACGACGCCTACGCCGCGCTCGCATGGGTCGCCGAGCACGCCGACGAACTCGGCGGCAACGGCGAACTCGCCGTGGCCGGATGGAGCGCAGGGGCCAACCTCGCCGCCCATGTGGCTCAGCGCACCCGCGACGAAGGTGGTCCGTCCCTCGCCGGGCAGGTACTGCTGACGCCGGTGACCGACTGCGCCGAACAGCGCCAGTCGTACACCGACAACGGCGAGGGCTACGTGCTCACCAAGAACTTGATGGACTACTTCCTCGACAACTACATCGACGAGGCCGACCGCACCGATCCGATCGCATCGCCCCTGCGTGCGAGCAATCTCGCAGGCCTGGCTCCGGCGATGATCGTCACGTGCGAGTTCGACCCGCTGCGCGACGAAGGCGACGCCTATGCCGCAGCGCTCCGTGAGGCCGGCGTCGACGTCGAACACGTCCAGGCCCACGGCCAGATCCACACGTCGGTCCCGGCGGTCGGAGCGATGGTCACCTCCGCGACCTACCGCGAACAGATGGCCGCCGCACTGCGTGGATTCTTCGGCGCCAGCGTCGCCGTATGACACTGTCCTGCGTGACCAACAAGATGCAGCGCGTCCGATGACGCAGATCAAGCCGCTCGACGGCATCCGGGTGATCGAGGTCGACAGTTGGATGGCCGCTCCCAGCGCGGGAGCGATCCTCGCCGACCTCGGCGCCGACGTCATCAAGGTCGAGCCCCTCACGGGTGACCCCATGCGAAACACGAGCCGCCCGGCGAAGGTCGACGGCGAGTTCAACGGCTACGACTTCGGTTTCGACGTCGACAACCGGGGCAAGCGCTCCATCGCCGTCGACCTCGGCTCCGACGCCGGTGCCGACGTCGTTCGCCGCCTGGTCGAGAACGCCGACATCTTCTTGTGCAACCTGCTCACCCGACGCCAAGAACGCTTCGGCCTCCATCCGGAACGACTCCACGAGCTCAACCCCAAACTGGTCCACGCGACGCTCACCGGCTACGGCACCGAAGGTCCGCAGGCGTGGCGTCCGGGCTACGACGTCACGGCGTTCTTCGGGCGGTCGGGCCTGTACGACTCGACGCGCGAGGCCAGCGATGCGCTCGTGTCGATGGCGCGCCCCGCACAGGGCGATCACACGACCGGGTTGGCGCTCGTCGCCACGATCCTCGCGGCGCTGCGCGTCGTCGACCGGACGGGGGAGGGGCAGGTCGTCGAGACCTCGCTGTTCGAGACCGCCGCCTGGACGCTCGCCACCGACTACGGCGTCACCGCCGTCGACGAGGCGCCCGTTCGTCACCGCTCGCGGTACCAACAGATCACGGCCACGGCCAACCGCTACCCCTGCGGCGACGATCGCTGGGTCGTGTTCAACATGCCGGAGGAGTCGGGGTTCGCACAGTTCGCCAAAGCGGTCGGGCTCGAACACCTCATCGACGACGAGCGTTTCGACACCCTGCGCAAGCGGTTCCACAACATGCACGAACTCGTCGACCTGATCGACGAGGCGCTCTCGGTGCGAACACGTGACGAGTGGGGTCCGATCTTCGACGAGCACAAGATCATCTGGGGTCCGGTGCTCGCGCTGCACGAGGTGGTTGCCGACGACCAGGCCGAAGCGATGGGGATGTTCCCGACGATCGAGCATCCCGAGCTGGGGGAGTACCGCACCGTGCGTTCACCGCTACGGATTCGTGGCGTCGACACCACGCCTTCTTCACCGTCGCCGGCGGTGGGGCAGCACAGCCGCAGTGTCTTGCGCGACGCCGGGCTCGCCGATGCCGACATCGACCGGCTCGTCGACAGCGGTGCGATCGCCGACCCGGTGATCGCACGCGACGGGGGCACCGGCTGACGCCTGGTGCCGACTACCCTCGGACGACGATGGGATCGACGACAGAACTCGATCGGGCGGTGACACAGCAACTCGCCGATCACGACCTCCGCTACACGTCGGGTCGACGCGCGATCGTCGCCGGACTGCACGACGCCGACGGCCCGGTCACGCTTCCCGAACTCCTCGAGGCCTCCTCCGACCTGGCACAGAGCTCGGCGTACCGGAATCTCTCGCTCCTCGAGGAGGCCGGTGTCGTTCGTCGCCTCGCTCACGGTGGCGAGTACGCCCGATACGAGCTCTCCGAGGCGCTCACCGAGCACCATCATCATCTGATCTGCGAGAACTGCGGCTCGGTGGCCGATGTGGTGCTCGACCCGGCGGTCGAACGATCGCTCGACGAGGCACTGCGGGCGCTCGAGTCGTCGGAGGGGTTCGTCGCCGGGCATCACACGCTCGACGTGTACGGCCGCTGCGCGAACTGCACCTGAGCCCGATCTTCTGATTTCTGGTTGTTGCCGGAGGTGCGCCCCCGTACGCTTCTGCAAGTGAGAAAGATTCTCAATATCAGTACGACCCTGCTCGCCTCCACCCTCGGGCTCGGCGCTGTGGCAGCGTGCGGCTCCGACGCCGCGACCGGAGACAGCGACGCGTTCTCGATCGTCGTCACGACGTCGATCCACGGTGACATCGTTCGGTCCGCGCTCGGCGACGCTGTGCCCGACGCGATCACGATCGATGTCGTCATGCCGGCCGGGGCCGACCCGCACGACTTCTCTGCGTCGGCGAAGCAAGCCGAGCTGATGGAGAACGCCGGCCTGCTCGTGACGAACGGTCTCGACCTCGAAGCCGGTCTCGATGGCATCATCGACGCCGTCGCCGACACCGGTACGCCGGTGTTCGCCTTCTCCGATCACCTCGACGTGTTGAGCACGAGCGACGAGGATCACGCGGACGAGGATCACGCGGACGAGGACCACGCTGACGAGGATCACGCGGACGAGGATCACGCGGACGAGGATCACGCGGACGAGGATCACGCGGACGAGGATCACGCGGACGAGGACCACGCGGACGAGGACCACGCGGACGAGGACCACGAAGATCACGCGGACGAGGATCACGCGGACGAGGATCACGACGACGAGGACCACGACGACGAGGACCACGACGACGAGGACCACGACGACCATGACGGTCACGATCACGGTGGGGTCGACCCTCACCTCTGGACCGACCCGGCCGGGCTGATCCCCGTGCTCGAGGCGCTCCGGGCCGAACTGACCACGGCTGGCGTCGACAGCGCCGACATCGACGAATCGCTCGACGCCTACATCGCCAGGCTCGAGACCCTCGACGCCGAGATCGAGACGATTCTCGCCCCGATCCCCGACGACCAGCGCGTGCTCGTCACCAACCACGACGCGTTCGGCTACTTCGCCAACCGGTACGGATTCGAGGTCATCGGCACCGTGATCCCGTCGCTCACGACCAATGCCGAAGTCTCGCCGGCCGCACTCGACGACCTCGCCGAACTGATGCGAGACCGATCGGTCACGGCCGTGTTCGCCGAGAACACCGAATCCGATCAGTTGGCGTCGGCGCTCGCCGATGAAGTGGGCGGCGGTGTCCAGGTCGTCGAACTCTTCTCCGGATCACTCGGACCGAGCGGGTCGGGTGCCGAGGACTACATTTCGATGATGACCACCAACGCCGAACTGATCGCTGAGGCCCTGGCGCCGTGATCGACCTGTTCGCCGATGCGTTCGCGTCGCAGATCACGCAGCGCGCGCTCCTCGGCGGACTGCTCGCTGCCACGATCACCGCACTCATCGGAACCTGGGTGGTCGTCCGCGGCCTGGCCTTCTTCGGTGATGCCATGGCGCACGGCGTGTTGCCGGGCATCGCGCTCGCCGTCATCTGGGGGTTCGACCTGACGCTCGGTGCGATGGCGAGCGCTGTCGTGATGGTGCTGGGCATCAACGTGGTCCACCGCACGACCCGGGTGTCCGACGACACCGCGATCGGTCTGCTGTTCGTCGGGATGCTGGCGCTCGGCGTCGTGCTCATCAGTCGTGAGGTCACGTTCGCGGGCGACCTCACCGCGTTCCTGTTCGGCGACGTGCTCGGCGTGCGCACGACCGAACTCTGGATCGGCGTGGGGGCGTTGGCCGTCACCGTGGTCGGCATGGTCGTGGGCCACCGATCGTTCCTGGCCCTCGCCGTCAACCGAGACAAGGCCGAGGTGCTCGGCCTGCGACCCGACATCGCCCACGTGGCGATGCTGCTGCTGCTCGCCCTGTCGGTGGTGTCGACGTTCCGAGTCGTCGGAACCCTGCTCGTCTTCGGCCTGATGGTGGCGCCTCCGGCGACGGCCGTCCTGGTCGTCCGTCGCATGCCGGTGGCGATGCTCGTCGCCGTCGGCTTCGGCTGGTCGTCGGTGGTGTTCGGACTCACCCTCAGCTATCACGCCAGTACAGCGGCGTCGGCCACCGTCGCCGGCTTCGCCGTCGCTCAGTTCTTCGTCGTGCTCACCGTCGTCGAGATGCGCGACCTGCTGCAGCGCAAGCGGCTGACCGCAGCGGTCTGAGCCACAGCGACGCCCCGGTCAGAGCGGCGAGATCGCGTCGCCCGGGAGATCGCCGTCGGGGTACAGCACCGACTGGAATCGGCGCATTCCGGCCAGCCAGCGATCACGGTCGGCGCCCTTGCGCTCGGCGTACGTCGCGACCTCCGGGTGCGGGAGCACCAGGAACGTCTCGTTGCGGATCGTCTCGATGCACAGCGCAGCGACGTCGGCCGGGTCGAGCACGCCGTCTCCACTCGCCACCCCGCCTTCGAAGTCGTCAGGACTCGCATCGGGGTCGTAGTCGGGGCTGTTCTGGATGATGTTGGTCGCCACGGCCTGCGGGCACAGCACCGACGCTCGGATGCCCTGGTGATGGTGGCTGATCGCGATCCACTCGGCGATCGACACCGCAGCGGCCTTCGTGATCGAGTACGCGAGCGATCCGAGTTGCGTGAGCAGCCCGGCGGCCGACGCGGTGCTCAAGATGTAGCCCTCGCCCTGGG contains:
- a CDS encoding flavin-containing monooxygenase codes for the protein MSDQQPDVDVVVVGAGIAGLYLLYRLREMGMSAVAFETGDDVGGTWYWNRYPGARCDVQSIDYSYSWDAELDETWEWSERYATQPEILRYVNHVADKHDLRRHITFETRVDGAAWNDDTELWTVATDDGQQTTCRYYVMATGCLSSMKDPDIAGTGTFEGDVYFTGRWPHEGVDFTGKRVGVIGTGSSAIQSIPIIASQASELTVFQRTPNFSLPAHNGPVRPADRAAIDADRAAYRQLAKYSSAGVPRELSEESALTVSEERRQERFEEAWEEGTIFSMTGAFMDLLVDRTANEYAAEFVRNKIRSIVDDPTTAEALCPTTYPLGTKRLCLDTNYYATFNEPHVTLVDLFANPISSITPAGIDVVDGDGATSYEFDALVYATGFDAMTGAIVRVDIAGRNGVQLKEKWAEGPKTYLGLMSHDFPNLFMVTGPQSPSVLSNMAVSIEQHVDWICDTLDHLRDHDQRVIEPTQEAEDGWVAHANDFADMTLFPEANSWYMGANVPGKARVVLPYLGGVDRYRRICDAVVDGDYVGFARSGPSGEHVDTGVICRLQPDVMVMLEMMAELDLPPMESMPAPDARAFSEAMGAASPPGPEVGDVIDATLPGADGNDLDYRLYRPATPGPHPITLYFHGGGWVIGNATSDDALCRDLCNNSGSIIISVDYRHGPEAKFPAAHHDAYAALAWVAEHADELGGNGELAVAGWSAGANLAAHVAQRTRDEGGPSLAGQVLLTPVTDCAEQRQSYTDNGEGYVLTKNLMDYFLDNYIDEADRTDPIASPLRASNLAGLAPAMIVTCEFDPLRDEGDAYAAALREAGVDVEHVQAHGQIHTSVPAVGAMVTSATYREQMAAALRGFFGASVAV
- a CDS encoding CaiB/BaiF CoA transferase family protein translates to MTQIKPLDGIRVIEVDSWMAAPSAGAILADLGADVIKVEPLTGDPMRNTSRPAKVDGEFNGYDFGFDVDNRGKRSIAVDLGSDAGADVVRRLVENADIFLCNLLTRRQERFGLHPERLHELNPKLVHATLTGYGTEGPQAWRPGYDVTAFFGRSGLYDSTREASDALVSMARPAQGDHTTGLALVATILAALRVVDRTGEGQVVETSLFETAAWTLATDYGVTAVDEAPVRHRSRYQQITATANRYPCGDDRWVVFNMPEESGFAQFAKAVGLEHLIDDERFDTLRKRFHNMHELVDLIDEALSVRTRDEWGPIFDEHKIIWGPVLALHEVVADDQAEAMGMFPTIEHPELGEYRTVRSPLRIRGVDTTPSSPSPAVGQHSRSVLRDAGLADADIDRLVDSGAIADPVIARDGGTG
- a CDS encoding Fur family transcriptional regulator, coding for MGSTTELDRAVTQQLADHDLRYTSGRRAIVAGLHDADGPVTLPELLEASSDLAQSSAYRNLSLLEEAGVVRRLAHGGEYARYELSEALTEHHHHLICENCGSVADVVLDPAVERSLDEALRALESSEGFVAGHHTLDVYGRCANCT
- a CDS encoding metal ABC transporter substrate-binding protein, encoding MRKILNISTTLLASTLGLGAVAACGSDAATGDSDAFSIVVTTSIHGDIVRSALGDAVPDAITIDVVMPAGADPHDFSASAKQAELMENAGLLVTNGLDLEAGLDGIIDAVADTGTPVFAFSDHLDVLSTSDEDHADEDHADEDHADEDHADEDHADEDHADEDHADEDHADEDHADEDHADEDHEDHADEDHADEDHDDEDHDDEDHDDEDHDDHDGHDHGGVDPHLWTDPAGLIPVLEALRAELTTAGVDSADIDESLDAYIARLETLDAEIETILAPIPDDQRVLVTNHDAFGYFANRYGFEVIGTVIPSLTTNAEVSPAALDDLAELMRDRSVTAVFAENTESDQLASALADEVGGGVQVVELFSGSLGPSGSGAEDYISMMTTNAELIAEALAP
- the aztB gene encoding zinc ABC transporter permease AztB, with the protein product MIDLFADAFASQITQRALLGGLLAATITALIGTWVVVRGLAFFGDAMAHGVLPGIALAVIWGFDLTLGAMASAVVMVLGINVVHRTTRVSDDTAIGLLFVGMLALGVVLISREVTFAGDLTAFLFGDVLGVRTTELWIGVGALAVTVVGMVVGHRSFLALAVNRDKAEVLGLRPDIAHVAMLLLLALSVVSTFRVVGTLLVFGLMVAPPATAVLVVRRMPVAMLVAVGFGWSSVVFGLTLSYHASTAASATVAGFAVAQFFVVLTVVEMRDLLQRKRLTAAV